The following proteins are co-located in the Thermus thermophilus HB8 genome:
- a CDS encoding DUF3800 domain-containing protein: MDESGDHVLDRIDPYYPIFVLVGLLVDEEHYETVIVPEMAQIKRKLFGHDGVVFHTADITRNRNGFERLKDPRFRLEFYETLNEAMARWEYTVAAVVVDKRRHKEVYGEAALDPYELSLKVLVERLVFEVEERGSQAKVTAESRAPHLDGSLKRAWEDLLQRGTRYLSAKRLRRALHRSELEFRKKRENIAGLQLADLVATPIGRWYLKKPLKEDWRIIEQKLRRGPQGYMGYGLVVLPKPQQKD, translated from the coding sequence GTGGACGAGTCTGGAGATCACGTCCTAGACAGAATAGATCCATACTACCCCATCTTCGTCCTGGTGGGGCTACTCGTGGACGAGGAGCACTATGAGACCGTCATCGTTCCGGAGATGGCCCAAATCAAGAGAAAGCTATTCGGCCATGACGGGGTCGTCTTCCACACCGCCGACATAACGCGTAACCGCAACGGCTTTGAGCGTCTAAAAGATCCACGGTTCCGCCTGGAGTTCTACGAAACGCTCAACGAGGCCATGGCAAGGTGGGAGTACACCGTGGCGGCTGTGGTGGTGGATAAGCGGCGCCACAAGGAGGTTTACGGAGAAGCCGCCCTGGACCCTTACGAGCTTTCCCTGAAGGTGTTGGTGGAAAGGCTGGTCTTTGAGGTGGAGGAGCGCGGAAGCCAGGCCAAGGTCACTGCGGAAAGCCGCGCCCCCCACCTGGATGGGAGCCTCAAGCGCGCTTGGGAAGACCTCCTACAAAGGGGAACCCGCTACCTGTCAGCCAAGAGGCTCCGAAGGGCTCTGCATCGCTCGGAGTTAGAGTTCCGCAAAAAGCGGGAAAACATAGCGGGGCTCCAGTTGGCAGACCTGGTGGCCACACCCATTGGGCGCTGGTACCTCAAGAAACCCCTAAAAGAAGACTGGCGGATCATAGAGCAAAAGCTCCGCCGGGGTCCCCAAGGGTACATGGGATACGGGCTTGTCGTCCTGCCTAAGCCCCAACAAAAGGATTGA
- a CDS encoding tyrosine-type recombinase/integrase — protein MRGTITDWAEAWLLDCRARGLSPNTIGYYRDAVKAMVKVVGDKPMAELTADDLRAFLVKSFEDGLSPGGVAARWRAARAFVRWAVKEGALGVDPTGKIRPPKVPEADLPVVREWEVKKLLAAAEMGKNPLRDKALVMVLWDTGLRASEVLGLRVSDVKAEAVRVRRKGGAVQWVPVSLPTYRAILAYARAERPPSDHDALFLTRSGLPLAYDGLKMVLRRLAEYAGLPPKPPHAFRRGAAVAMVKNGMPSYALQAMLGHKSPVMTAHYVRLAEKDLREIHRTASPVIGLIKRQ, from the coding sequence ATGCGGGGCACAATCACGGACTGGGCGGAAGCTTGGCTTCTGGACTGCAGGGCTAGGGGGCTTTCCCCGAACACCATCGGCTACTACCGGGACGCGGTGAAGGCTATGGTGAAGGTGGTGGGCGACAAACCCATGGCGGAGCTTACGGCGGACGACCTTCGGGCCTTCCTCGTGAAGTCCTTTGAAGACGGCCTTAGCCCCGGCGGCGTGGCGGCTAGGTGGCGGGCGGCGCGGGCCTTTGTGCGGTGGGCGGTGAAGGAAGGGGCCCTCGGTGTTGACCCCACGGGGAAAATCAGGCCGCCTAAGGTGCCCGAAGCGGACCTTCCCGTGGTGCGGGAATGGGAAGTGAAGAAGCTTCTTGCGGCGGCGGAAATGGGGAAGAACCCACTAAGGGACAAGGCCCTGGTGATGGTGCTTTGGGACACGGGCCTACGGGCCAGCGAGGTTCTCGGGCTTCGGGTTTCGGATGTCAAGGCGGAAGCGGTGCGGGTTCGGCGGAAGGGCGGGGCCGTGCAATGGGTGCCGGTGAGCCTTCCCACCTACCGGGCCATCCTCGCCTACGCCCGGGCGGAGCGTCCCCCTTCGGACCATGACGCTTTATTCTTGACCCGAAGCGGTTTGCCCTTGGCGTATGACGGCTTGAAGATGGTCCTTCGGCGGCTAGCGGAATACGCGGGCCTTCCCCCCAAGCCGCCGCACGCCTTCCGGCGCGGCGCGGCGGTGGCGATGGTCAAGAACGGGATGCCTTCCTACGCGCTTCAAGCGATGCTCGGGCACAAGTCCCCGGTGATGACCGCCCACTATGTGCGGCTTGCGGAAAAAGACCTCAGGGAAATCCACCGGACAGCTTCACCCGTCATCGGCTTGATAAAGCGGCAATAA
- a CDS encoding RNB domain-containing ribonuclease yields the protein MAVKQALVVYKGKPALAEEKGGRLELTLEGGARLRVRPKDVLFLHPGPASLGLKVPEGEEEAAWELLEGQTVSLRELAELVYGAYTPEAALGAYLLAQKGERFVLEGEGVRARTREELRALEEAERKRAERERAFQEALKRLKEGSPAPEDRPLLAEVEALARGERKESPVLRALNLPETPEAAHAFLLRLGLWQRENPHPRRLGLPLQPPDLPAPPLPEEDRVDLTHLPAFAIDDEGSQDPDDAVFAEKVEGGFRLFVHVADVAALVPPKSPLDEEALRRGANLYLPEGTVPMLPPAVTEALGLGLREVSPALTFELWVSEEGELLEERVYPSWVRVTRLTYREALGVEALRPLEALAEAFRAKRLAAGALEIALPEVKVRVEGEEVRITPLPPYPSRVWVREAMLLAGYAAAHLAVREGLPFPFATQEAPARRVEGEGLAAMWEQRKALKRAQLKAVPAPHKGLGLPLYAQVTSPLRRYLDLVAHQQLRAWLKGERPLSQAEVLERVGAAEAVADLVREAERKSKLHWTLLHLEAKGYEGPGVLVERRGGQGVFLLPELGLSAQVALPKALPLNAEARLRFLEADLPALEARFALV from the coding sequence ATGGCCGTCAAGCAAGCCCTTGTCGTCTACAAAGGCAAACCCGCCCTCGCCGAGGAGAAGGGGGGCCGCTTGGAGCTCACGCTGGAAGGAGGCGCAAGGCTGAGGGTGCGTCCCAAGGACGTCCTCTTCCTCCACCCGGGGCCCGCCTCCTTAGGCCTGAAGGTGCCCGAGGGAGAGGAGGAGGCCGCCTGGGAACTCCTGGAGGGGCAGACGGTGAGCCTTAGGGAGCTCGCCGAGCTGGTCTACGGGGCCTACACCCCGGAGGCCGCTCTGGGCGCCTACCTCCTCGCCCAGAAGGGGGAGCGCTTCGTCCTCGAGGGGGAAGGGGTCCGGGCCCGCACCCGGGAGGAGCTTCGGGCCTTAGAGGAGGCGGAAAGGAAGCGGGCCGAGCGGGAACGGGCCTTCCAGGAGGCCCTGAAGCGCCTAAAGGAGGGAAGCCCCGCCCCCGAGGACCGCCCCCTCCTCGCCGAGGTGGAGGCCCTGGCCCGGGGGGAGAGGAAGGAAAGCCCCGTCCTCCGGGCCCTGAACCTCCCCGAAACCCCCGAGGCGGCCCACGCCTTCCTCCTCCGCCTGGGCCTTTGGCAAAGGGAAAACCCCCACCCAAGGAGGCTCGGCCTTCCCCTCCAGCCCCCGGACCTCCCCGCCCCACCCCTCCCCGAGGAGGACCGGGTGGACCTCACCCACCTCCCCGCCTTCGCCATAGACGACGAGGGAAGCCAGGACCCCGACGACGCCGTCTTCGCCGAGAAGGTGGAAGGGGGCTTCCGCCTCTTCGTCCACGTGGCCGACGTGGCCGCCCTCGTCCCCCCCAAAAGCCCCCTGGACGAGGAGGCCCTGCGCCGGGGGGCGAACCTCTACCTCCCCGAGGGAACCGTGCCCATGCTCCCCCCCGCCGTCACCGAGGCCCTCGGCCTGGGCCTAAGGGAGGTCTCCCCGGCCCTCACCTTTGAGCTATGGGTCTCGGAGGAGGGGGAGCTTCTGGAGGAGAGGGTCTACCCCTCCTGGGTACGGGTCACGCGCCTCACCTACCGGGAGGCCCTGGGGGTGGAGGCCCTGAGGCCCCTGGAGGCCCTGGCGGAGGCCTTCCGGGCGAAGCGCCTCGCCGCGGGCGCCCTGGAGATCGCCCTCCCCGAGGTGAAGGTGCGGGTGGAGGGGGAGGAGGTCCGGATCACCCCCTTGCCCCCCTACCCAAGCCGCGTCTGGGTGCGGGAGGCCATGCTCCTCGCCGGGTACGCCGCGGCCCACCTGGCGGTGCGGGAGGGGCTTCCCTTCCCCTTCGCCACCCAGGAGGCCCCCGCAAGGCGGGTGGAGGGGGAGGGGCTTGCCGCCATGTGGGAGCAGCGGAAGGCCCTGAAGCGGGCCCAGCTCAAGGCGGTGCCCGCCCCCCACAAGGGCTTAGGCCTTCCCCTCTACGCCCAGGTGACGAGCCCCCTAAGGCGCTACCTGGACCTGGTGGCCCACCAGCAGCTCAGGGCCTGGCTCAAAGGGGAGAGGCCCCTCTCCCAGGCCGAGGTCCTGGAAAGGGTGGGGGCGGCGGAGGCGGTGGCCGACCTGGTGCGGGAGGCGGAGCGCAAGAGCAAGCTCCACTGGACCCTCCTCCACCTCGAGGCCAAGGGTTACGAGGGGCCCGGCGTCCTGGTGGAAAGGCGGGGGGGGCAGGGGGTCTTCCTCCTCCCCGAGCTCGGGCTTTCCGCCCAGGTGGCCCTGCCCAAGGCCCTTCCCCTGAACGCCGAGGCCCGCCTCCGCTTCCTGGAGGCGGACCTTCCGGCCCTCGAGGCCCGCTTCGCCCTGGTCTAG
- a CDS encoding M3 family oligoendopeptidase: MEWDLSDLYSGPQDPRILQDLEAALALAQGLDPQGLLDPKGAQDLLERYEKALELAYKPLNYASLYFATRTQDPEAKALLDRVRSRFTEVRNRLVPLEVALRKLPEEAFQRLLAHPGLADLGHFLKRQRAYAPHTLSEREEELLNLKALVGRSAWSQFYTEYTGRFRFRVGERELTEMEVRALRRDPDPEVRREAHRALYGKLLAEAPTLSAVFNAVYLDYLQDLRLRGYRHPLEPVALRDEVEVREIEALLEATKAHYPLVERYYRWKAGRLGREKTPSEDLLAPLGEKPKVPFAEARALVLEAFRRFSPELAEIAREFFEKRWIDVYPRPGKRGGAFCSGGLPSTHPYILLNHTDDLDSAHTLAHELGHGVHFYLARKQRLLNFGASTPLAETASVFAEILLDDLLLERLSGEEKTLLLAERVEDAINTLFRQVMYTFFEQRSLEARKEAALSPEAFHALWDEEQRRLYGEAVAWTELDRAAWAGIPHFVHYRFYTYSYALGYLVVLALYGKYREEGEAFVPKYLRILEAGESASPKEILAEAGVELGSEAFFRYGFGVLESWLKALP; encoded by the coding sequence ATGGAATGGGACCTCTCCGACCTCTATTCAGGCCCCCAAGACCCGAGGATCCTCCAGGACCTCGAGGCCGCCCTCGCCCTGGCCCAGGGCCTTGACCCCCAGGGGCTTTTGGACCCGAAAGGGGCCCAGGACCTCTTGGAGCGGTACGAGAAGGCCCTGGAGCTCGCCTACAAGCCCCTGAACTACGCAAGCCTCTACTTCGCCACCCGCACCCAAGACCCCGAGGCCAAGGCCCTTTTGGACCGGGTGCGGAGCCGCTTCACCGAGGTCAGAAACCGCCTCGTGCCCCTGGAGGTGGCCCTGAGGAAGCTTCCCGAGGAGGCCTTCCAGAGGCTCCTCGCCCACCCGGGCCTCGCCGACCTCGGCCACTTCCTGAAAAGGCAAAGGGCCTACGCTCCCCACACCCTCTCGGAAAGGGAGGAGGAGCTTCTGAACCTCAAGGCCCTGGTGGGAAGGAGCGCCTGGAGCCAGTTCTACACGGAGTACACGGGCCGGTTCCGCTTCCGGGTGGGGGAAAGGGAGCTCACGGAGATGGAGGTCCGGGCCCTCCGCCGTGACCCGGACCCCGAGGTGCGCCGCGAGGCCCACCGGGCGCTTTACGGGAAGCTCCTCGCCGAGGCCCCCACGCTGAGCGCCGTCTTCAACGCGGTTTACCTGGACTACCTCCAGGACCTCCGCCTTAGGGGCTACCGCCACCCCTTGGAGCCCGTGGCCCTCCGCGACGAGGTGGAGGTGAGGGAGATTGAGGCGCTCCTGGAGGCCACAAAGGCCCACTACCCCCTGGTGGAGCGCTACTACCGCTGGAAGGCGGGGAGGCTCGGCCGGGAGAAGACCCCAAGCGAGGACCTCCTCGCCCCCCTGGGGGAGAAGCCCAAGGTGCCCTTTGCCGAGGCGCGGGCCCTGGTGCTGGAGGCCTTCCGCCGTTTCTCCCCCGAGCTTGCGGAAATCGCCCGGGAGTTCTTTGAGAAGCGCTGGATAGACGTCTACCCGAGGCCCGGCAAACGGGGCGGGGCCTTCTGCTCTGGGGGGCTTCCCTCCACCCACCCCTACATCCTCCTCAACCACACGGACGACCTGGACAGCGCCCACACCCTCGCCCACGAGCTCGGGCACGGGGTGCACTTCTACCTCGCCCGCAAGCAGCGCCTCCTCAACTTCGGGGCCTCCACCCCCCTCGCCGAGACCGCCAGCGTCTTTGCCGAGATCCTCCTGGACGACCTCCTCCTGGAGAGGCTTTCCGGGGAGGAAAAGACCCTCCTCCTCGCGGAGAGGGTGGAGGACGCCATAAACACCCTCTTCCGCCAGGTGATGTACACCTTCTTTGAGCAGAGAAGCCTCGAGGCCCGCAAGGAGGCCGCCCTCTCCCCCGAGGCCTTCCACGCCCTCTGGGACGAGGAGCAGAGGAGGCTCTACGGGGAGGCCGTGGCCTGGACGGAGCTTGACCGCGCCGCCTGGGCGGGCATCCCCCACTTCGTCCACTACCGCTTCTACACCTACAGCTACGCCCTGGGCTACCTGGTGGTCCTCGCCCTCTACGGCAAGTACCGGGAGGAGGGGGAGGCCTTCGTGCCCAAGTACCTGCGGATTTTGGAGGCCGGGGAGAGCGCTAGCCCCAAGGAGATCCTGGCCGAGGCCGGGGTGGAGCTTGGCTCCGAGGCCTTCTTCCGCTACGGCTTCGGCGTCCTGGAGTCTTGGCTAAAGGCCCTTCCCTAG
- the truD gene encoding tRNA pseudouridine(13) synthase TruD — MDLVFRPERYPFLTQDLPGVGGEIRVEPEDFQVEEVPAYLPKGEGEHLYLLLEKEGRTTREVLEFLRDEVGVPEKEIGVAGLKDKRAKTRQWFSIPRKYEDALCLLENLQGVRLLAADLHTNKLRTGHLKGNRFHILIRRPKGGVAEAEAVLKRLAEKGVPNYYGPQRFGLGGLNPVRGYKLVKEGKGRGSPWLKRFLIGSLQSLLFNDWVALRMALGLYDRVVPGDWAKKHATGGEFLVEDPGEAERALRLEISATGPLFGKKYPEAQGEARAIEDEVLARYGLKREEFRARRGARRPIRVPLAEWKVEEAPEGLWLSFFLPKGSYATSLLREVMKVEALDHLEAEPAPEDAEGL; from the coding sequence ATGGACCTGGTCTTTCGCCCCGAGCGCTACCCCTTCCTCACCCAAGACCTCCCCGGGGTGGGCGGGGAGATCCGGGTGGAGCCCGAGGACTTCCAGGTGGAGGAGGTGCCCGCCTACCTCCCCAAGGGGGAGGGGGAGCACCTCTACCTCCTTCTGGAGAAGGAGGGCCGCACCACCCGGGAGGTCTTGGAGTTCCTGCGGGACGAGGTGGGGGTGCCCGAGAAGGAGATCGGGGTGGCGGGCCTAAAGGACAAGCGCGCCAAAACCCGCCAGTGGTTCTCCATCCCGAGGAAGTACGAGGACGCCCTCTGCCTTCTGGAGAACCTCCAGGGCGTGAGGCTCCTTGCCGCCGACCTCCACACCAACAAGCTCAGGACGGGGCACCTCAAGGGGAACCGCTTCCATATCCTCATCCGCCGCCCCAAAGGGGGGGTGGCGGAGGCGGAGGCGGTCCTAAAGCGCCTCGCGGAGAAGGGCGTCCCCAACTACTACGGCCCCCAGCGCTTCGGCCTTGGGGGGCTAAACCCGGTTAGGGGCTACAAGCTAGTGAAGGAGGGAAAGGGCCGGGGAAGCCCCTGGCTCAAGCGCTTCCTCATCGGAAGCCTCCAGAGCCTCCTCTTCAACGACTGGGTGGCCCTGAGGATGGCCCTGGGCCTCTACGACCGGGTGGTCCCCGGGGACTGGGCCAAAAAGCACGCCACGGGAGGGGAGTTCCTGGTGGAAGACCCGGGGGAGGCCGAGCGCGCCCTAAGGCTTGAGATCAGCGCCACGGGCCCCCTCTTCGGCAAGAAGTACCCCGAGGCCCAAGGGGAGGCGAGGGCCATAGAGGACGAGGTCCTCGCCCGCTACGGCCTCAAGCGGGAGGAGTTCAGGGCTAGGCGGGGCGCCCGGAGGCCCATCCGGGTCCCCCTCGCGGAGTGGAAGGTGGAGGAGGCCCCGGAGGGGCTTTGGCTTTCCTTCTTCCTGCCCAAGGGGAGCTACGCCACGAGCCTTCTTCGGGAGGTGATGAAGGTGGAGGCCCTAGACCACCTGGAAGCCGAACCGGCCCCCGAGGACGCCGAGGGCCTCTAG
- a CDS encoding IS200/IS605 family accessory protein TnpB-related protein, whose translation MKAKPKATRKRTSQKRAKAFTGVQALLLFPSGEDHKATLDLMRRFSAAPRYAYNRLLEGWSREALKRENGPLCTFFRLNTRYADDAVMKAQALLDSARERGEDPRKVVFGGRRLFETLRRRHLSGKPLKEVKREWKEKRQGLLYSRGDKTKGGNLNLRLFVKDGALWLRINLGDGGYAHALIQTKHPNLSTLLQRVYASLPYNVELSLKEGKVYATFTWEEEPAPLVATKENGVLALDVNSDPYHLALALVSPDGNLRRHLTLSLEEVDRAPNKGAKELVLWKIAHEVVSLAEEHGVAVATERLKHLPKGRRGDGSGRAFRRKQHRFAYASLLRKVHSLAGKKGVQVVEVNPQDTSTIGMLKYAPQLSLSKDVAAAYVIGRRALGFKEKLPKGYGKLLQDLSFRDHVQGFYASRVQELRAKRSAEPNPYLRRRLSQELERAKRHLSLLSSLQGSPGSRREVTDGRNSPGVNPWRVHKVASLTRVGTFLPLLGREVPRDLSLLKPILFGGSWEGWRGGLGPHPGGGPECANVRST comes from the coding sequence GTGAAGGCCAAGCCTAAGGCCACGCGCAAGCGTACCTCGCAGAAGAGGGCGAAAGCCTTCACCGGAGTCCAGGCTCTTCTCCTCTTCCCTTCCGGAGAAGACCACAAGGCCACCCTGGACCTCATGCGCCGCTTCTCCGCCGCCCCGCGCTACGCCTACAACCGCTTGCTTGAGGGATGGAGCCGGGAAGCCCTCAAACGGGAAAATGGACCCCTCTGCACCTTCTTCCGCCTCAACACCCGCTACGCCGACGACGCGGTGATGAAGGCCCAGGCCCTCCTGGACTCCGCCCGGGAGAGAGGAGAAGACCCCCGGAAGGTCGTCTTCGGGGGAAGGAGGCTCTTTGAGACCCTGAGGCGCAGGCACCTCTCGGGTAAGCCCCTGAAGGAGGTCAAGCGGGAGTGGAAGGAGAAGCGCCAGGGCCTCCTCTACTCCCGTGGGGACAAGACCAAGGGGGGCAACCTCAACCTGAGGCTCTTCGTCAAGGACGGAGCCCTGTGGCTCCGGATCAACCTCGGAGACGGAGGCTACGCCCACGCCCTGATCCAAACGAAGCACCCCAACCTGAGCACCCTCCTCCAGAGGGTATACGCCTCCCTCCCCTACAACGTGGAGCTCTCCCTCAAGGAGGGCAAGGTCTACGCCACCTTCACCTGGGAGGAAGAACCCGCTCCTCTCGTGGCCACGAAGGAGAACGGGGTCCTTGCCCTGGACGTGAACTCGGACCCCTACCACCTCGCCTTAGCCCTCGTTTCCCCTGATGGAAACCTCAGGAGGCACCTCACCCTCTCCCTGGAAGAAGTGGACCGCGCTCCGAACAAAGGAGCCAAGGAGCTCGTCCTCTGGAAGATCGCCCACGAGGTGGTCTCCCTGGCGGAGGAGCACGGCGTAGCCGTCGCCACCGAGCGCCTGAAGCACCTCCCTAAGGGAAGGAGAGGGGACGGCTCTGGAAGAGCTTTCCGCAGGAAGCAGCACCGCTTCGCCTACGCCTCCCTCCTCCGGAAGGTCCACTCCTTGGCCGGGAAGAAAGGTGTCCAAGTCGTGGAGGTCAACCCCCAGGACACCTCCACGATAGGCATGCTCAAGTACGCCCCGCAGCTTTCCCTGTCCAAGGACGTGGCCGCCGCTTACGTCATCGGGAGAAGGGCCTTAGGGTTCAAGGAGAAGCTCCCCAAAGGCTACGGGAAGCTTCTCCAGGACCTAAGCTTCAGGGACCACGTCCAGGGCTTCTACGCCTCCAGGGTGCAGGAACTCCGCGCGAAGAGAAGCGCGGAGCCCAACCCCTACCTCAGGCGCAGGCTTTCTCAAGAGCTTGAGAGGGCGAAGCGCCACCTCTCCTTGCTTTCAAGCCTTCAGGGCTCGCCGGGGAGCCGGAGGGAGGTCACCGATGGAAGGAACTCCCCTGGCGTTAATCCCTGGCGGGTCCACAAGGTAGCTTCGCTGACGAGGGTAGGCACCTTCCTTCCCCTCCTCGGGCGCGAGGTGCCGAGGGACCTCTCTCTCCTCAAGCCCATCCTCTTCGGGGGATCGTGGGAGGGGTGGAGGGGAGGCTTAGGTCCTCATCCTGGTGGGGGGCCGGAGTGCGCTAATGTGCGCTCTACTTGA
- a CDS encoding NADP-dependent isocitrate dehydrogenase, whose amino-acid sequence MPLITTETGKKMHVLEDGRKLITVIPGDGIGPECVEATLKVLEAAKAPLAYEVREAGASVFRRGIASGVPQETIESIRKTRVVLKGPLETPVGYGEKSANVTLRKLFETYANVRPVREFPNVPTPYAGRGIDLVVVRENVEDLYAGIEHMQTPSVAQTLKLISWKGSEKIVRFAFELARAEGRKKVHCATKSNIMKLAEGTLKRAFEQVAQEYPDIEAVHIIVDNAAHQLVKRPEQFEVIVTTNMNGDILSDLTSGLIGGLGFAPSANIGNEVAIFEAVHGSAPKYAGKNVINPTAVLLSAVMMLRYLEEFATADLIENALLYTLEEGRVLTGDVVGYDRGAKTTEYTEAIIQNLGKTPRKTQVRGYKPFRLPQVDGAIAPIVPRSRRVVGVDVFVETNLLPEALGKALEDLAAGTPFRLKMISNRGTQVYPPTGGLTDLVDHYRCRFLYTGEGEAKDPEILDLVSRVASRFRWMHLEKLQEFDGEPGFTKAQGED is encoded by the coding sequence ATGCCCCTGATCACCACGGAAACCGGCAAGAAGATGCACGTTCTCGAGGACGGGCGCAAGCTCATCACCGTCATCCCCGGAGACGGCATCGGGCCCGAGTGCGTGGAGGCTACCCTCAAGGTCCTAGAGGCGGCCAAGGCCCCCCTGGCCTACGAGGTGCGAGAGGCGGGGGCGAGCGTCTTCCGGCGGGGCATCGCCTCGGGCGTTCCCCAGGAGACCATTGAGTCCATCCGCAAGACCCGGGTGGTCCTGAAGGGTCCCCTGGAAACCCCGGTGGGCTACGGGGAGAAGAGCGCCAACGTCACCCTAAGGAAGCTCTTTGAGACCTACGCCAACGTCCGCCCCGTGCGGGAGTTCCCCAACGTCCCCACCCCCTATGCGGGCCGGGGCATTGACCTCGTGGTGGTGCGGGAGAACGTGGAGGACCTCTACGCCGGGATTGAGCACATGCAGACCCCGAGCGTGGCCCAGACCCTCAAGCTCATCTCCTGGAAGGGATCGGAGAAGATCGTCCGCTTCGCCTTTGAGCTGGCCCGGGCCGAGGGGCGGAAGAAGGTCCACTGCGCCACCAAGTCCAACATCATGAAGCTCGCCGAAGGGACCCTGAAGCGGGCCTTTGAGCAGGTGGCCCAGGAGTACCCCGACATAGAAGCGGTCCACATCATCGTGGACAACGCTGCCCACCAGCTGGTGAAAAGGCCCGAGCAGTTTGAGGTGATCGTCACCACCAACATGAACGGAGACATCCTCTCCGACCTCACCTCGGGGCTCATTGGGGGCCTGGGCTTCGCTCCCTCGGCCAACATCGGCAACGAGGTGGCCATCTTTGAGGCCGTCCACGGTTCCGCCCCCAAGTACGCCGGGAAGAACGTCATCAACCCCACCGCGGTCCTCCTCTCGGCGGTGATGATGCTCCGCTACCTGGAGGAGTTCGCCACGGCGGACCTTATAGAGAACGCCCTCCTCTACACCCTCGAGGAGGGCCGGGTCCTCACGGGGGACGTGGTGGGCTACGACCGGGGGGCCAAGACCACGGAGTACACCGAGGCCATCATCCAGAACCTGGGCAAGACCCCAAGGAAGACCCAGGTGCGGGGCTACAAGCCCTTCCGCCTGCCCCAGGTGGACGGGGCCATCGCCCCCATCGTCCCTAGGAGCCGCCGGGTTGTGGGGGTGGACGTCTTCGTGGAAACCAACCTCCTGCCCGAGGCCCTGGGAAAGGCCCTGGAGGACCTTGCCGCGGGCACCCCCTTCCGGCTCAAGATGATCTCCAACCGGGGCACCCAGGTCTACCCCCCCACCGGCGGGCTCACGGACCTGGTGGACCACTACCGCTGCCGCTTCCTCTACACGGGGGAGGGGGAGGCTAAGGACCCGGAGATCCTGGACCTCGTAAGCCGGGTGGCAAGCCGCTTCCGCTGGATGCACCTGGAGAAGCTCCAGGAATTTGACGGCGAGCCCGGCTTCACCAAGGCCCAAGGGGAAGACTAA